A section of the Mangifera indica cultivar Alphonso chromosome 12, CATAS_Mindica_2.1, whole genome shotgun sequence genome encodes:
- the LOC123193588 gene encoding SAC3 family protein C-like isoform X1 has translation MDRRYQGQRRQKISSASSSFNSSTGLRSNETRNTKVSNSSRNNPKNEDNSINAHSGRNKPQEDEVQAEAVVGTCPFMCPEDERIQRQRLRDLAVFERLEGDPRKSSPALAVKKFCRTMSAKQVRASEVRPLPVLEDTLNYLLNFLDSKEHPFDVIHDFVFDRTRSIRQDLTMQNIVNDRVVYMYEKMVKFYVIAHHKLRSSCTGSSIASMRYLNLEQLTKALTSLYNLYEANWGSNSPFRNEAEFYSFYVLLHLDSNVQATGESLSLWFRRVPSPIIKSREMSFAREVLRYFRMGNYKRFLCAAAEASYLQYCIIEPYIDQVRALALCCINKCGYKLHPYPLMHLSELLMMEESDVDLFCNACGLETCTDEVGNRLLPTKQTTFNCPPEGFQRYSFLGLQQLERQIASFTI, from the exons ATGGACAGAAGGTATCAGGGTCAACGTCGTCAGAAAATTTCATCTGCATCTTCATCATTCAATTCCTCAACTGGGTTACGCTCAAATGAAACTAGAAATACCAAAGTTTCCAACTCTTCAAGGAACAACCCAAAGAACGAAGACAACTCCATTAATGCCCACAGTGGAAGAAACAAACCACAGGAAGATGAAGTACAAGCAGAAGCTGTTGTGGGAACTTGCCCATTTATGTGCCCAG AGGATGAAAGGATTCAGCGTCAGCGCCTCAGAGATCTAGCCGTCTTTGAGAGACTTGAGGGAGATCCTCGCAAGTCGTCTCCGGCACTGGCTGTCAAAAAA TTTTGCAGGACAATGTCCGCCAAGCAGGTGCGAGCATCTGAAGTGCGCCCTCTTCCAGTGCTGGAAGACACTTTGAACTATCTTTTAAACTTTCTGGATTCTAAGGAACATCCTTTTGATGTGATTCATGACTTTGTGTTCGATAGGACAAGGTCCATAAGGCAAGATCTTACCATGCAGAATATTGTTAATGACAGAGTAGTGTACATGTATGAGAAAATG gttaaattttatgtaatagcACATCACAAGCTTCGAAGTAGTTGCACTGGTTCAAGTATTGCTTCAATGCGTTACCTAAACTTGGAGCAGCTTACAAAAGCTCTGACATCTCTATATAATCTGTATGAAGCAAATTGGGGCTCCAATTCCCCTTTCAGGAATGAAGCtgagttttattcattttacgTGCTTCTTCATCTTGATTCTAATGTCCAAGCAACG GGGGAGTCACTTTCTTTGTGGTTTCGTCGTGTTCCATCTCCAATTATCAAGTCAAGAGAAATGAGTTTTGCTCGCGAGGTTTTACG GTACTTTCGGATGGGCAATTATAAGCGTTTCCTCTGTGCTGCTGCTGAGGCATCATATTTGCAGTACTGCATTATTGAACCATATATTGATcag GTTCGAGCACTTGCTCTGTGCTGTATAAATAAATGTGGCTATAAGCTTCATCCGTATCCTCTGATGCACTTATCTGAGCTTCTGATGATGGAG GAGTCAGATGTGGATTTGTTTTGCAATGCTTGTGGTCTTGAGACATGCACAGATGAAGTTGGAAATAGGTTGCTACCCACCAAGCAGACAACTTTTAATTGTCCCCCGGAAGGGTTTCAAAGATACAGCTTTTTGGGATTGCAACAACTTGAGAG GCAAATCGCAAGTTTCACCATTTAG
- the LOC123193588 gene encoding SAC3 family protein C-like isoform X2, producing the protein MDRRYQGQRRQKISSASSSFNSSTGLRSNETRNTKVSNSSRNNPKNEDNSINAHSGRNKPQEDEVQAEAVVGTCPFMCPEDERIQRQRLRDLAVFERLEGDPRKSSPALAVKKFCRTMSAKQVRASEVRPLPVLEDTLNYLLNFLDSKEHPFDVIHDFVFDRTRSIRQDLTMQNIVNDRVVYMYEKMVKFYVIAHHKLRSSCTGSSIASMRYLNLEQLTKALTSLYNLYEANWGSNSPFRNEAEFYSFYVLLHLDSNVQATGESLSLWFRRVPSPIIKSREMSFAREVLRYFRMGNYKRFLCAAAEASYLQYCIIEPYIDQVRALALCCINKCGYKLHPYPLMHLSELLMMEESDVDLFCNACGLETCTDEVGNRLLPTKQTTFNCPPEGFQRYSFLGLQQLERQIASFTI; encoded by the exons CAAAGTTTCCAACTCTTCAAGGAACAACCCAAAGAACGAAGACAACTCCATTAATGCCCACAGTGGAAGAAACAAACCACAGGAAGATGAAGTACAAGCAGAAGCTGTTGTGGGAACTTGCCCATTTATGTGCCCAG AGGATGAAAGGATTCAGCGTCAGCGCCTCAGAGATCTAGCCGTCTTTGAGAGACTTGAGGGAGATCCTCGCAAGTCGTCTCCGGCACTGGCTGTCAAAAAA TTTTGCAGGACAATGTCCGCCAAGCAGGTGCGAGCATCTGAAGTGCGCCCTCTTCCAGTGCTGGAAGACACTTTGAACTATCTTTTAAACTTTCTGGATTCTAAGGAACATCCTTTTGATGTGATTCATGACTTTGTGTTCGATAGGACAAGGTCCATAAGGCAAGATCTTACCATGCAGAATATTGTTAATGACAGAGTAGTGTACATGTATGAGAAAATG gttaaattttatgtaatagcACATCACAAGCTTCGAAGTAGTTGCACTGGTTCAAGTATTGCTTCAATGCGTTACCTAAACTTGGAGCAGCTTACAAAAGCTCTGACATCTCTATATAATCTGTATGAAGCAAATTGGGGCTCCAATTCCCCTTTCAGGAATGAAGCtgagttttattcattttacgTGCTTCTTCATCTTGATTCTAATGTCCAAGCAACG GGGGAGTCACTTTCTTTGTGGTTTCGTCGTGTTCCATCTCCAATTATCAAGTCAAGAGAAATGAGTTTTGCTCGCGAGGTTTTACG GTACTTTCGGATGGGCAATTATAAGCGTTTCCTCTGTGCTGCTGCTGAGGCATCATATTTGCAGTACTGCATTATTGAACCATATATTGATcag GTTCGAGCACTTGCTCTGTGCTGTATAAATAAATGTGGCTATAAGCTTCATCCGTATCCTCTGATGCACTTATCTGAGCTTCTGATGATGGAG GAGTCAGATGTGGATTTGTTTTGCAATGCTTGTGGTCTTGAGACATGCACAGATGAAGTTGGAAATAGGTTGCTACCCACCAAGCAGACAACTTTTAATTGTCCCCCGGAAGGGTTTCAAAGATACAGCTTTTTGGGATTGCAACAACTTGAGAG GCAAATCGCAAGTTTCACCATTTAG
- the LOC123193591 gene encoding uncharacterized protein LOC123193591 isoform X1, whose protein sequence is MSRFLKIGSHSSPPLFHFHHLGFGEFQYASISRVSFKYKKKKKKNCFLNHDNSRTIFSINAYNNASGLSDANNSSPEHEGSSENTESSQAKSFSSNEVLEKLRRYGISGILSYGLLNTAYYLMTFLFVWFYVAPAPGRIGYVAAVERFLKVMAMVWAGSQVTKLLRAGGALALAPVVDKGLSWFTVKFKFESQGKAFMAIVGFCFGLALILFFAITLFSA, encoded by the exons ATGTCTCGCTTTCTGAAAATCGGCTCTCACTCTTCTCCACCactctttcattttcatcactTG ggttTCGGTGAATTTCAATATGCCAGCATTTCAAGGGTTTCTTTCAagtataagaagaagaagaagaagaattgtttTCTAAATCATGACAATTCTCGAACCATTTTCTCCATTAACGCCTATAACAAT GCCAGTGGTTTATCGGATGCTAACAACAGCTCACCAGAGCATGAAG GTTCATCAGAAAATACAGAAAGCAGTCAAGCAAAATCATTCTCATCTAATGA GGTATTGGAGAAATTAAGGAGATATGGAATATCTGGAATATTGTCGTATGGCCTACTAAACACGGCCTACTACCTTATGACATTTCTCTTTGTGTG GTTTTATGTTGCTCCGGCACCTGGAAGAATAGGTTATGTTGCAGCTGTTGAGAG ATTTCTCAAAGTAATGGCCATGGTGTGGGCTGGAAGCCAAGTTACTAAGCTTCTAAGAGCCGGAGG GGCTCTTGCACTTGCACCTGTTGTAGACAAAGGATTGTCCTGGTTCAccgtcaaatttaaatttgaatctcaGGGAAAG GCTTTCATGGCGATTGTTGGATTTTGTTTTGGTCTCGCTCTCATTCTATTTTTTGCTATAACATTGTTTTCTGCATGA
- the LOC123193591 gene encoding uncharacterized protein LOC123193591 isoform X2: MSRFLKIGSHSSPPLFHFHHLGFGEFQYASISRVSFKYKKKKKKNCFLNHDNSRTIFSINAYNNASGLSDANNSSPEHEGSSENTESSQAKSFSSNEVLEKLRRYGISGILSYGLLNTAYYLMTFLFVWALALAPVVDKGLSWFTVKFKFESQGKAFMAIVGFCFGLALILFFAITLFSA; the protein is encoded by the exons ATGTCTCGCTTTCTGAAAATCGGCTCTCACTCTTCTCCACCactctttcattttcatcactTG ggttTCGGTGAATTTCAATATGCCAGCATTTCAAGGGTTTCTTTCAagtataagaagaagaagaagaagaattgtttTCTAAATCATGACAATTCTCGAACCATTTTCTCCATTAACGCCTATAACAAT GCCAGTGGTTTATCGGATGCTAACAACAGCTCACCAGAGCATGAAG GTTCATCAGAAAATACAGAAAGCAGTCAAGCAAAATCATTCTCATCTAATGA GGTATTGGAGAAATTAAGGAGATATGGAATATCTGGAATATTGTCGTATGGCCTACTAAACACGGCCTACTACCTTATGACATTTCTCTTTGTGTG GGCTCTTGCACTTGCACCTGTTGTAGACAAAGGATTGTCCTGGTTCAccgtcaaatttaaatttgaatctcaGGGAAAG GCTTTCATGGCGATTGTTGGATTTTGTTTTGGTCTCGCTCTCATTCTATTTTTTGCTATAACATTGTTTTCTGCATGA
- the LOC123193546 gene encoding systemin receptor SR160-like isoform X2: MEEGGQRVVVVMDASRDVSPSTINGILKGLSLKPGDALKFLGVLHQVNKPTTLSFMGAGKILGYKIKEDSRSIFATNQKISKEEISKRREEYYNNEEIMNISRQCETEKVEFHVEVPAGSSLKMIAVKAIKIFNATSVILDRHIKKDKRYFLEKLSCRISRVKRDNSVEELRGAIPKSGKTESQDEKGSNAHLVTYDEMIPEMISATPRTVFPPKKSQNSYKTNLVEEQAYEDCGEPPWRNNRKSSLTTESNTEASRLSVSAIPLQEGEECLIGFAKQAVDDQENGAQNKSLEEIYSTKTPDEKGGWIMGWSPTYKEFRNSSCSLCDNTRPKIRSRRDFRYAELHRATDGFSSENYLSEGGFGSVFEGEIDGVKIAVKQHKHASLQGEKEFKSEVQVLTKARHENLVILLGSCAEGNHRLLVYEYVCNGSLDQHLSRHAQIILSWENRLKIADGAAKGLQYLHANNIIHRDMRPNNILVTHDYEPLLGDFGLARTTQCGDTDNSDTGVVGTLGYLAPEYAECGRVSKKTDVYSFGVVLLQLITGLKTTDKELEEKSLVGQGHY, from the exons atggaAGAGGGAGGTCAAAgagtggtggtggtgatggATGCATCAAGGGATGTTAGTCCGAGCACAATCAATGGAATCCTGAAGGGCTTATCTCTTAAACCTGGAGATGCACTTAAATTTCTTGGAGTTCTTCACCAGGTTAATAAGCCTACTACCTTATCTTTCATGGGAGCTGGAAAAATCT TGGGATACAAGATAAAAGAAGATTCAAGATCAATATTTGCAACGAACCAGAAAATCAGTAAAGAAGAAATTTCCAAGAGGAGGGAAGAGTACTATAACAATGAGGAGATTATGAATATTTCCAGGCAATGCGAAACAGAAAAG GTTGAGTTTCATGTGGAGGTTCCTGCAGGATCTTCTCTGAAGATGATTGCTGTGAAAgccataaaaatttttaatgcaaCATCTGTGATACTTGATAG GCACATAAAGAAGGACAAAAGATACTTCTTGGAGAAGCTCTCATGCAGAATTTCAAGAGTGAAAAGGGATAACTCTGTGGAAGAGTTAAGAGGAGCCATACCAAAATCTGGAAAAACAGAATCTCAGGATGAAAAAGGCTCTAATGCTCACCTCGTTACATATGATGAAATGATTCCAGAAATGATTTCAGCAACTCCACGCACTGTTTTTCCTCctaaaa AATCTCAGAATTCTTATAAGACAAATTTAGTTGAAGAACAAGCATATGAAGACTGTGGAGAACCCCCATGGCGAAACAATAGAAAATCTTCATTGACTACAGAATCAAACACTGAAGCTTCAAGACTTTCTGTTTCTGCAATACCTCTTCAAGAGGGAGAAGAATGCCTTATAGGCTTTGCAAAACAAGCAGTTGATGATCAAGAAAATGGTGCTCAAAACAAGAGTCTGGAAGAAATTTATAGCACAAAAACCCCAGATGAAAAAGGAGGTTGGATTATGGGATGGAGTCCAACATATAAAGAATTTCGAAACTCAAGTTGCTCGCTTTGCGATAATACAAGACCGAAAATAAGATCCAGAAGAGACTTCAGATATGCCGAACTCCACAGAGCTACAGATGGATTTTCTTCCGAGAACTATCTATCAGAAGGAGGGTTTGGTTCTGTGTTCGAAGGAGAGATAGATGGGGTGAAGATTGCAGTGAAGCAACACAAACATGCCAGCCTCCAGGGGGAGAAGGAGTTCAAGTCTGAAGTTCAGGTTTTGACCAAAGCCAGACATGAGAATTTGGTGATATTGTTGGGGTCTTGTGCAGAAGGAAATCACAGGCTGCTCGTCTATGAATACGTCTGTAATGGTTCACTAGATCAACATCTATCAA GGCACGCCCAAATAATTCTCAGTTGGGAGAACAGGCTGAAAATAGCAGATGGAGCTGCCAAAGGATTACAATATCTCCATGCAAACAACATCATCCACAGAGATATGAGGCCAAACAACATTCTTGTCACCCATGATTATGAACCGCTG CTGGGAGATTTTGGTCTTGCAAGAACTACTCAATGTGGAGACACTGATAACTCAGACACTGGAGTTGTAGGAACTTTGGGATACTTGGCACCAGAATATGCAGAATGTGGGAGAGTTTCAAAAAAAACAGATGTTtattcctttggagtggtgttGTTACAGCTAATTACTGGACTCAAGACTACAGATAAAGAGCTTGAAGAGAAAAGTCTTGTGGG GCAAGGCCACTATTAG
- the LOC123193546 gene encoding inactive protein kinase SELMODRAFT_444075-like isoform X1 encodes MEEGGQRVVVVMDASRDVSPSTINGILKGLSLKPGDALKFLGVLHQVNKPTTLSFMGAGKILGYKIKEDSRSIFATNQKISKEEISKRREEYYNNEEIMNISRQCETEKVEFHVEVPAGSSLKMIAVKAIKIFNATSVILDRHIKKDKRYFLEKLSCRISRVKRDNSVEELRGAIPKSGKTESQDEKGSNAHLVTYDEMIPEMISATPRTVFPPKKSQNSYKTNLVEEQAYEDCGEPPWRNNRKSSLTTESNTEASRLSVSAIPLQEGEECLIGFAKQAVDDQENGAQNKSLEEIYSTKTPDEKGGWIMGWSPTYKEFRNSSCSLCDNTRPKIRSRRDFRYAELHRATDGFSSENYLSEGGFGSVFEGEIDGVKIAVKQHKHASLQGEKEFKSEVQVLTKARHENLVILLGSCAEGNHRLLVYEYVCNGSLDQHLSRHAQIILSWENRLKIADGAAKGLQYLHANNIIHRDMRPNNILVTHDYEPLLGDFGLARTTQCGDTDNSDTGVVGTLGYLAPEYAECGRVSKKTDVYSFGVVLLQLITGLKTTDKELEEKSLVGWARPLLEKKNYPNLIDPRITDLHDVHQLLWMVRLVESCLSKDPEERPPMDKVVEVLNLIREGTEACNISGFSAALSDSGSSLAVSSESPLQPEDDESFSVESTKITSGSSSNQMSYIAKLPPSQQQD; translated from the exons atggaAGAGGGAGGTCAAAgagtggtggtggtgatggATGCATCAAGGGATGTTAGTCCGAGCACAATCAATGGAATCCTGAAGGGCTTATCTCTTAAACCTGGAGATGCACTTAAATTTCTTGGAGTTCTTCACCAGGTTAATAAGCCTACTACCTTATCTTTCATGGGAGCTGGAAAAATCT TGGGATACAAGATAAAAGAAGATTCAAGATCAATATTTGCAACGAACCAGAAAATCAGTAAAGAAGAAATTTCCAAGAGGAGGGAAGAGTACTATAACAATGAGGAGATTATGAATATTTCCAGGCAATGCGAAACAGAAAAG GTTGAGTTTCATGTGGAGGTTCCTGCAGGATCTTCTCTGAAGATGATTGCTGTGAAAgccataaaaatttttaatgcaaCATCTGTGATACTTGATAG GCACATAAAGAAGGACAAAAGATACTTCTTGGAGAAGCTCTCATGCAGAATTTCAAGAGTGAAAAGGGATAACTCTGTGGAAGAGTTAAGAGGAGCCATACCAAAATCTGGAAAAACAGAATCTCAGGATGAAAAAGGCTCTAATGCTCACCTCGTTACATATGATGAAATGATTCCAGAAATGATTTCAGCAACTCCACGCACTGTTTTTCCTCctaaaa AATCTCAGAATTCTTATAAGACAAATTTAGTTGAAGAACAAGCATATGAAGACTGTGGAGAACCCCCATGGCGAAACAATAGAAAATCTTCATTGACTACAGAATCAAACACTGAAGCTTCAAGACTTTCTGTTTCTGCAATACCTCTTCAAGAGGGAGAAGAATGCCTTATAGGCTTTGCAAAACAAGCAGTTGATGATCAAGAAAATGGTGCTCAAAACAAGAGTCTGGAAGAAATTTATAGCACAAAAACCCCAGATGAAAAAGGAGGTTGGATTATGGGATGGAGTCCAACATATAAAGAATTTCGAAACTCAAGTTGCTCGCTTTGCGATAATACAAGACCGAAAATAAGATCCAGAAGAGACTTCAGATATGCCGAACTCCACAGAGCTACAGATGGATTTTCTTCCGAGAACTATCTATCAGAAGGAGGGTTTGGTTCTGTGTTCGAAGGAGAGATAGATGGGGTGAAGATTGCAGTGAAGCAACACAAACATGCCAGCCTCCAGGGGGAGAAGGAGTTCAAGTCTGAAGTTCAGGTTTTGACCAAAGCCAGACATGAGAATTTGGTGATATTGTTGGGGTCTTGTGCAGAAGGAAATCACAGGCTGCTCGTCTATGAATACGTCTGTAATGGTTCACTAGATCAACATCTATCAA GGCACGCCCAAATAATTCTCAGTTGGGAGAACAGGCTGAAAATAGCAGATGGAGCTGCCAAAGGATTACAATATCTCCATGCAAACAACATCATCCACAGAGATATGAGGCCAAACAACATTCTTGTCACCCATGATTATGAACCGCTG CTGGGAGATTTTGGTCTTGCAAGAACTACTCAATGTGGAGACACTGATAACTCAGACACTGGAGTTGTAGGAACTTTGGGATACTTGGCACCAGAATATGCAGAATGTGGGAGAGTTTCAAAAAAAACAGATGTTtattcctttggagtggtgttGTTACAGCTAATTACTGGACTCAAGACTACAGATAAAGAGCTTGAAGAGAAAAGTCTTGTGGGGTGG GCAAGGCCACTATTAGAAAAAAAGAACTATCCAAATCTGATTGACCCCAGGATCACAGATTTGCATGATGTTCATCAACTCCTTTGGATGGTTCGACTGGTAGAAAGCTGTCTCAGCAAGGATCCTGAGGAGAGACCACCTATGGATAAG GTGGTTGaggttttaaatttaataagagaAGGCACAGAAGCTTGCAATATAAGCGGGTTCTCTGCAGCGCTATCCGATTCTGGAAGTAGCTTGGCGGTCTCCTCTGAATCGCCATTACAGCCGGAGGATGATGAAAGCTTTAGTGTAGAAAGCACAAAGATCACCAGCGGTAGCAGCTCAAACCAGATGAGCTATATAGCAAAACTACCGCCAAGCCAACAACAAGATTAG
- the LOC123230278 gene encoding LOW QUALITY PROTEIN: transcription factor MYB33-like (The sequence of the model RefSeq protein was modified relative to this genomic sequence to represent the inferred CDS: inserted 1 base in 1 codon), which translates to MSQTTSDSDDRVLSRDQTDSPLMDEGGNSVQGVILKKGPWTSAEDAILIDYVKKHGEGNWNAVQKNSGLFRCGKSCRLRWANHLRPNLKKGAFTQEEEQLIVELHAKMGNKWARMAAHLPGRTDNEIKNYWNTRIKRRQRAGLPLYPPEVSFQXLQESQNQNIGGINNGDKGHHDILQANGYEIPDVVFDSLKANQSVLPYVPELPDISGSNMLMKGLGSPFCSFMPPTIHRQKRLRDSVELFSGYSGRVKNEFPSFDQFQNDSPDKIAQTFGLPFPLDSDPTTKAPESFGVIQGSQTLSNGNFSASKPTSGAVKLELPSLQYPETDLSSWGASSPPQPLLETVDSFIQSPPPTGTVESDCPSPRNSGLLDALLYEAKTLSSAKNHSSDKSSNSSSVSPADIADSSTLNICETEWEDYGDRLSPLGHSATSFFNECTPLSTSGSSLDEQAPVEPYVGCKVKSEPVDQTWTPDRGKVSTDLYDITQSDALLSSDWLEQGSSYAKNPTVMNDAIATLFGDDLGNEYKQMTTGTSTVSQGWGFGSCAWNNMPPVCQMSELP; encoded by the exons ATGAGTCAAACAACAAGTGATAGTGATGATAGGGTGCTCTCCAGGGACCAGACTGATTCGCCGTTAATGGATGAAGGTGGCAATTCCGTTCAAGGAGTTATACTAAAAAAAGGACCGTGGACATCTGCTGAAGATGCAATTTTAATTGACTATGTTAAGAAGCATGGAGAGGGGAACTGGAATGCTGTCCAGAAGAACTCAGGGCTGTTCCGTTGTGGCAAAAGCTGCCGACTGAGATGGGCCAATCACCTGAGGCCAAACTTGAAGAAGGGGGCATTTACTCAAGAAGAAGAGCAGCTGATTGTTGAGCTCCATGCCAAAATGGGAAACAAATGGGCACGCATGGCTGCACAT TTGCCTGGTCGTACAGATAATGAGATAAAGAATTACTGGAATACCCGAATTAAACGACGCCAACGTGCTGGTTTACCTCTTTATCCTCCTGAAGTGTCTTTCC CATTGCAGGAGAGTCAAAACCAAAACATTGGTGGAATCAATAATGGGGATAAAGGCCATCATGATATCTTGCAGGCTAATGGTTATGAGATACCTGATGTTGTGTTTGACAGTTTAAAAGCCAATCAGAGTGTCTTACCTTATGTCCCTGAACTTCCTGATATTTCTGGAAGCAACATGCTAATGAAAGGTCTGGGCTCTCCATTCTGTAGCTTCATGCCGCCAACAATTCATCGCCAGAAGCGTCTTCGAGATTCAGTGGAATTATTCTCTGGTTATAGTGGAAGAGTAAAAAATGAGTTCCCCTCATTTGATCAGTTCCAGAATGATTCTCCTGATAAGATAGCTCAAACATTTGGGCTGCCTTTTCCACTTGATTCAGATCCTACGACCAAGGCCCCTGAGTCTTTTGGGGTAATACAGGGTAGCCAGACCCTTTCAAATGGCAATTTCTCTGCTTCTAAGCCCACTTCAGGGGCTGTGAAGTTGGAGCTCCCTTCACTCCAATATCCAGAAACTGATTTAAGCAGCTGGGGTGCATCGTCTCCCCCGCAACCTTTACTTGAGACAGTTGACTCTTTTATTCAGTCTCCTCCACCAACTGGAACTGTTGAGTCAGATTGCCCTTCACCACGCAACAGTGGCCTGCTTGATGCTCTACTCTATGAGGCAAAAACTTTGAGCAGTGCAAAGAATCATTCCTCTGACAAGAGTTCAAATTCTTCTTCTGTTTCTCCTGCTGATATAGCTGATAGTTCCACCTTGAATATTTGTGAAACAGAATGGGAAGACTATGGTGACCGCCTTTCTCCACTGGGTCATTCTGCAACCTCTTTCTTCAATGAGTGCACTCCTCTCAGTACCAGTGGAAGTTCCTTGGATGAACAGGCTCCTGTTGAGCCATATGTTG GGTGCAAGGTGAAATCAGAACCAGTTGACCAGACATGGACTCCTGATAGAGGAAAAGTAAGCACTGATCTGTATGATATTACTCAGTCTGATGCTTTACTTAGTTCAGATTGGCTTGAGCAGGGTTCTTCTTATGCTAAGAACCCAACTGTGATGAATGATGCCATAGCAACCCTTTTTGGAGATGATTTGGGCAATGAATATAAGCAGATGACAACAGGAACTTCGACAGTGAGTCAAGGGTGGGGTTTCGGTTCTTGTGCATGGAATAACATGCCGCCAGTGTGTCAAATGTCTGAACTGCCATGA